The Mycolicibacterium monacense genome contains the following window.
TCCACCGAGTGCACCCGCTCCGCAGGACCCGGCGATCGTCGCGATGCCGGCCCCACTTCCCGGTGCGAACGGTCCGTCCCCGGCGGCCGGCGGCTTCGACATCCCGGAGGCGTTGCCCATGGGCGTTGCGTCCGAGGCCGGATTACAGCCCAACACCGTCCTGGCTGCCCGCGCCGTCAGCGCACGGTTCCCCCAGATCGCCGACATCGACGGGGTTCGGCCGGACTCGAAGCCGTGGCATCCCAGCGGCCTGGCGATCGACATCATGATTCCGAACCCCGAGAGCCCCGAGGGCATCGCGCTCGGCGACGAGATCCTCGCGTTCGCGATGGCCAACGCGGCCCGGCTCGGGTTACAGGACGTGATCTGGCGTGGCACCTACTACACGCCGGCCGGCCCGCAGGCGTCCGGTTACGGCCACTACGACCACGTGCACATCACCACGACGCCGCGCCGCTGACCGCTCGGTCACGGGTGGAGATTCCACTGGCCGCAATCCTGGGCCAGCACGTCGTTGACGTCGACGCGGATGCCACCGACCACCGGTCCCGGATTGGAGGCGGTGTCGATGATGCGTTGGTACAGCACTGCGCCGGGGTAGATCTGACCGTTGGACCAGGACCGGGTCTGCCAGGCCCACACCTTGCCGGGTGAGCGTGATCTGCCGATGACACCGTCGGCGACAGCCCACTGGCAGGCCCTGATGCCGGCGTAGATCCCCGTGCGCTGCACACCGACCACCGAGTTGATACCGCGAAACCACGGCAGGACCAAGGTGTTCCACGCCTCGCGGTCGACGTCGTCGTCGACGCTGAAGAAGATCGGTGCGCTCTGGCCGCCACCTGCGGCGGAATGCAGCTGCCAGCCGGTGCGAGCGTCGGCGACGCCGCCGGCGTACCCGCGGGTGAAGTCCGACGGCGCTGTCCCGCCCGGCTTGCCGTACTGGTAGTTGCTGACGATCGCCAAACCGGCCGCGGCCAACGAGCGGGCGTAGGGCAGCGTGATCGGCTTGGCGCCGAATGACGAGCCGGGCCGTGAGGTCGAGACGTAGTTGATCACTCCGGCGTGGCCGGCGGCCCGGATGTCCTGTGCCGGAATCTGGCGCATGGCGTAGTCGATCAGCGTGGGGGCGGCGGCCGCGGCGGCAGGCGCGTACCTACCCGCTGATACCGCACCGAGGCCGGCCAATGCCGACACCGCGGTGGCATAGCGCAGTGCGTCACGCCGGGATACCTGCACTGCGCGAAGTTACCAAAGTGACTGACGTGAACCGTGTAACGCTGACGTCGGTGTCAGTTCGTGTCTGATTCGGCCCGAGGGCGGCGCCGTCTGGTTCGGTGGGTGTGGTTGGAAGGGGTTGGTGGCTGTCTACGGGCTACTGCTGAACCCGGCGATTCCGTCGCGGGCGGCTTCCTGCACACCGGCCAACTGGTCGACGTCGGCCATCACCGCCCGCAGCGACGTTCTCGCTGCGGCGTCGGCGAACAGGTGCAGGTCCTCGCGGCTCTGACCGGTCGCGTGGTAGCGGTACTGGCTTCCCTCGTTCAGGCACAGCGCCGTGCGCGCGAACTCCTCGGGAGAGACGTCGATGAACTCGCCCGATCTGACCCCTGATTCGATGATGGTGCGGAGTCGCACCGCCAACTCTTCGTAGTCACCCTGGAAGTCGCTGAAGACGTCCGGCTGCTTCTTCGCCGCCTCTTCCAGGTCGTAGAAGTTCAGCGGTGCAGTGCACATCTGGACCACATCCTGGTACAGCACGATGTAGAGCCGCACCGCCGCTGATTCATCGCGGTCGGTCAAGGCCCGCGCTGCCTCCAGCGACACCCGGTTCTGGTTCATGATGCCTCGCAGGATCGCGTCTTTGGACCGGAACCAGTAGTAGAGCGACGACTGTCCCAGCCCTGCCCGCTGCGCGATCGCCTCCATGCGGGTGGATCCGAATCCGTTCGCCGCGAACAACTCTGCGGCGGCCTTGAGAATGTCTCCGCGCGGATCCTCGGCGACGATGCCACTGCGGCGCGGGCGGCCCCCTTGCGACGGCGCTCTAGTCATGGCGCCATGCTAGGTCGCCGGTCCACCGGCCGCTGGGGCCGGTGGACCGTCACGACATGCTCAGTCCGTGGCAGCGAACAGGGCATCGTAATCTTCGGGCTCCTTGTCGATGATGCCGTACTCGACGACGGCCGCTCCGTAGTTGCGCAGCGCCTGACCGTCATCCTCGGTCGGGAACTTCGGGAAGTTCACCTGGTCGATGATCGCCGCGTCGATGCCCATCTCCGCGACAGCGACCTCACCCACTCGATCCGGGTTGTCCTGGGCGAATCCGTTCACCTCGGTCATCGCCTCGCGGAACTTCCTGACGACCTCCGGGTTCGACTCGGCGAACTGCTGCGACGTCGAGTAGTACCCACCGATCTGATCGGGGAACGACTGGACCCCGGGGGCGATGATCTGCTTCCACCCCTTGTTCAGGCCCGGCGTACGGTGCGGCTCCGACACCCAGATCGCGTCGACGTCACCGCGCTCCAGCGCCTCACCCATGTCCGAGAACGGCAGCTGCGTCCACGTCAGGCTCTCGTGGTTGACGCCCAGATTGTCCATCGCGCGACGGATGTGGACCTCGCCGATGTTCTGCAACGTGTTGACCGCGATGTTCGCGCCTTCCAGATCCTTCGGTTCGTTGATCCCGCTGTCCGGCAGGACGAGTACGCCGTGGTCGTCCTGGTCGGGCTGACAGCACGGCGCCCACGCCGGCTGGACCAGCCGCAACGGCAGGCCCTGATCGATCGCCGCGAGCTGGCTCACGGTGTTCGAGTAGCCGAACTGGTTCTCCCCGCTGAGCACGGACGGGATGACGGCCGCACCGCCGTCGGCGAAGTTGACCTGCACCTCGAGGCCGTGCTTCTCGAAGATCCCCTCCTCGATGCCGACGAACAGCGGGGCGCTGAGGATCGCCGGGATCGTCCCCACGTTGACCTTGTCGAGTCCGCCGTCGGTCTTCGCGGGCTCGGTGCCACCACCGCTTCCGCATGCAGTCAGGACGACCGCGGCGGCCGAGGCGACCGCCCCCCATCTCGCGAGGCGTGAAAAGTGTCTGAACACAGATGTTCTCCGATCGATCAGTTGTCAGATGGAAGCGAGAGCCGCGTCGTTGCGGACCATCTCGCGGATACGGCTGAACACATGGGCGCGCAGATGCGCGAACTCGGGGAGGGATTTGGTCTCGATCTGGTCGCGACGATCCGGCAGATCGATGTCGACGATCTCGGCAACACAGCTGGGGGAGCGGGTCACGATCGCCACCCGGTTGCTGAGGTACACCGACTCGTCGACGTCGTGGGTGACGAAAAGGATTGTGGTGCCGGTCTCTTCGCGCACCCGTAGCAGCAGGTCCTCGAGATCGGCGCGGGTCTGTGCGTCGACCGATGCGAAGGGCTCATCCATGATCAGGACCGCCGGGCGGTAGGCGATGGCCCGGGCGATCGCGACCCGCTGCT
Protein-coding sequences here:
- a CDS encoding TetR/AcrR family transcriptional regulator — translated: MTRAPSQGGRPRRSGIVAEDPRGDILKAAAELFAANGFGSTRMEAIAQRAGLGQSSLYYWFRSKDAILRGIMNQNRVSLEAARALTDRDESAAVRLYIVLYQDVVQMCTAPLNFYDLEEAAKKQPDVFSDFQGDYEELAVRLRTIIESGVRSGEFIDVSPEEFARTALCLNEGSQYRYHATGQSREDLHLFADAAARTSLRAVMADVDQLAGVQEAARDGIAGFSSSP
- a CDS encoding ABC transporter substrate-binding protein, translated to MFRHFSRLARWGAVASAAAVVLTACGSGGGTEPAKTDGGLDKVNVGTIPAILSAPLFVGIEEGIFEKHGLEVQVNFADGGAAVIPSVLSGENQFGYSNTVSQLAAIDQGLPLRLVQPAWAPCCQPDQDDHGVLVLPDSGINEPKDLEGANIAVNTLQNIGEVHIRRAMDNLGVNHESLTWTQLPFSDMGEALERGDVDAIWVSEPHRTPGLNKGWKQIIAPGVQSFPDQIGGYYSTSQQFAESNPEVVRKFREAMTEVNGFAQDNPDRVGEVAVAEMGIDAAIIDQVNFPKFPTEDDGQALRNYGAAVVEYGIIDKEPEDYDALFAATD
- a CDS encoding DUF1906 domain-containing protein; this translates as MQVSRRDALRYATAVSALAGLGAVSAGRYAPAAAAAAPTLIDYAMRQIPAQDIRAAGHAGVINYVSTSRPGSSFGAKPITLPYARSLAAAGLAIVSNYQYGKPGGTAPSDFTRGYAGGVADARTGWQLHSAAGGGQSAPIFFSVDDDVDREAWNTLVLPWFRGINSVVGVQRTGIYAGIRACQWAVADGVIGRSRSPGKVWAWQTRSWSNGQIYPGAVLYQRIIDTASNPGPVVGGIRVDVNDVLAQDCGQWNLHP